Proteins found in one Orcinus orca chromosome 11, mOrcOrc1.1, whole genome shotgun sequence genomic segment:
- the GARIN6 gene encoding Golgi-associated RAB2 interactor protein 6: MNSQYTLPYYKAEGSLAMSKFNTSMGKLQRHLYKGEYPIFHYAPVFESDFIQVSRKGEVIDVHNWARMVTVGIVRTSPRLTLPDVMLLARPAAICDDYNRYGPATQERGKKPTQILELTRLLPLKFVKISIHNSKKQQLHLKLTTGRSFYLQLCPPSDTRDLFIQWENLIYILRPPVEAYSSTQVIPARDTLDITAFEEESKGPVVSTPQSLKDEAKVLREKS; this comes from the coding sequence ATGAACAGCCAATATACATTACCATACTACAAAGCCGAAGGCAGCCTTGCAATGAGCAAGTTTAATACCTCCATGGGGAAACTGCAGCGACACCTGTACAAGGGGGAGTACCCTATATTCCACTATGCACCAGTGTTTGAGAGTGACTTTATACAGGTCAGCAGAAAAGGAGAAGTGATTGATGTGCACAACTGGGCCCGAATGGTGACTGTCGGCATCGTTCGTACCAGCCCCCGCCTCACACTACCTGATGTCATGCTGCTGGCCCGACCAGCTGCTATCTGTGATGACTATAACAGATATGGCCCTGCCACCCAGGAAAGAGGTAAAAAGCCTACACAGATCTTAGAGCTAACCAGGCTGCTTCCCTTGAAGTTTGTAAAGATATCCATCCATAACAGTAAAAAACAACAGCTCCACCTGAAGCTTACCACTGGCCGCTCTTTCTACCTTCAGCTGTGTCCCCCTTCAGATACAAGAGATCTTTTCATTCAGTGGGAAAACCTTATTTACATCCTGAGACCACCAGTGGAGGCTTACAGCAGCACCCAGGTCATTCCAGCTAGGGACACTCTGGACATAACTGCGTTTGAGGAAGAGAGTAAGGGCCCAGTGGTAAGCACTCCGCAATCTCTAAAAGACGAGGCCAAGGTGCTTAGGGAGAAGAGCTAA